The following coding sequences lie in one Sorex araneus isolate mSorAra2 chromosome 4, mSorAra2.pri, whole genome shotgun sequence genomic window:
- the LOC105943315 gene encoding olfactory receptor 2AE1-like → MRQSNQSSLADFILEGLFDDSLTHVFLFSLTMMVYLVAVSSNTLTILLICADRWLHTPMYFLLSQLSLMDLMFLITTIPKMAANYLSGRKSISFVGCAIQHFLYVVAGGAECVLLTLMSYDRYVAICHPLHYALIMSRRVALMMAVTSWLAASMNSFIHTVILMNFPFCGSRTIHHFYCEFPAIVRLICGDISVYETTVYISTVLFTLLPILFVSTSYAFILHSIIQMCSTGSKRNAFATCSSHLTVVSLWFGASIFSYMRPRSQRTPLQEKVGSVFYSIITPTLNPLIYTLRNKDIAKAMRKVLGRDAVIQ, encoded by the coding sequence ATGAGGCAGAGTAATCAGTCCTCGCTGGCCGACTTTATCCTCGAAGGGCTCTTCGATGACTCCCTCACCCacgtctttcttttctccttgactaTGATGGTATACCTTGTTGCAGTGAGTAGTAACACCCTCACCATCCTCCTCATTTGTGCTGACCGTTGgctgcacacccccatgtacttcctgCTCAGCCAGCTCTCCCTCATGGACCTGATGTTCCTCATcaccaccatccccaagatgGCTGCCAACTACCTGTCGGGCAGGAAGTCCATCTCCTTCGTGGGCTGTGCTATCCAGCACTTCCTCTACGTGGTAGCGGGAGGGGCCGAGTGTGTCCTCCTGACTCTCATGTCCTATGACCGTTATGTTGCCATCTGTCACCCACTGCATTATGCTCTTATCATGAGCAGAAGGGTGGCTCTGATGATGGCTGTCACGTCATGGTTAGCAGCATCTATGAACTCCTTCATTCACACCGTAATCTTGATGAACTTCCCTTTCTGTGGGTCTCGAACAATTCACCACTTCTACTGCGAGTTTCCTGCTATTGTGAGATTGATATGTGGAGACATCTCTGTTTATGAGACCACAGTGTACATAAGCACTGTTTTATtcaccctcctccccatcctcttTGTCTCCACATCTTATGCCTTCATCCTCCACAGTATCATTCAGATGTGTTCGACTGGGAGCAAGAGAAATGCCTTTGCCACTTGTAGTTCTCACCTCACCGTGGTTTCTCTCTGGTTTGGTGCCTCCATCTTCTCATATATGAGACCCAGATCCCAGCGCACTCCACTGCAAGAGAAGGTTGGTTCCGTGTTCTATAGCATCATCACCCCGACCCTGAATCCTCTGATTTATACTCTCCGCAATAAGGATATAGCTAAGGCAATGAGGAAAGTGCTAGGGAGAGATGCTGTAATACAATGA